In one Natronosalvus amylolyticus genomic region, the following are encoded:
- a CDS encoding DUF2391 domain-containing protein: MDESEEPTADLGPENPDIDDLLTKLETLKETVDDPREVQKVEQTISLVEAMPGSQAFTKRITKYTSRDIAQSFVGAVVFSLPLLVEDGVFEIAEWFLEITVGGIPVFLVANVLFILGLTAGLLYYADFRDVQVKYPFFGVIPRRYVGVLLVSFLTAFGTMVLWGRLHEADPTALEQLSRVTVIWAAAALGAVIGDILPGESTGTDLSERSK, from the coding sequence GTGGACGAATCAGAGGAGCCAACCGCTGATCTAGGGCCCGAAAATCCGGACATCGACGACCTCCTGACCAAACTCGAGACACTCAAAGAGACGGTAGACGACCCCAGAGAGGTTCAGAAGGTCGAACAGACCATCTCACTCGTCGAAGCAATGCCCGGCAGTCAGGCGTTCACCAAACGGATTACGAAGTACACCTCTCGAGACATCGCACAATCGTTCGTCGGTGCGGTCGTTTTTTCCCTTCCGCTGCTCGTCGAAGACGGGGTCTTCGAGATTGCGGAGTGGTTCCTCGAGATCACCGTGGGAGGGATTCCAGTGTTCCTGGTTGCGAACGTGTTGTTCATCCTGGGGTTGACTGCTGGACTGCTGTACTATGCCGATTTCAGAGACGTACAGGTGAAATATCCGTTCTTTGGTGTGATTCCACGGCGGTACGTCGGCGTACTCCTCGTTTCCTTTCTGACGGCGTTCGGCACGATGGTTCTCTGGGGTCGATTACACGAAGCCGACCCGACTGCGCTCGAACAACTGAGCCGAGTAACCGTTATCTGGGCTGCTGCTGCCCTGGGGGCCGTTATCGGTGACATCTTGCCTGGAGAGTCAACCGGCACAGATCTGAGCGAACGCAGTAAATAG
- a CDS encoding helix-turn-helix domain-containing protein has protein sequence MAKYSTGSSTGGGGTSCELCGAESDSLRQATVAGAQLQVCPSCAPHSDESSRRGQSGGGSSGQESRTSRKKKAAQNVAKANPIWDGDSEHWEKDGTNYDDDPLPYLVKSYGERLESARQDAGYKREELAEELGCKESDLLAIEQGRATQAGVGGGLITALEEFLDVELAE, from the coding sequence ATGGCAAAATACTCCACCGGTTCGTCCACTGGCGGCGGCGGGACGTCCTGTGAACTCTGTGGTGCGGAAAGTGATTCGCTCCGGCAGGCGACCGTTGCCGGCGCACAGTTGCAGGTCTGTCCCAGCTGTGCTCCCCATAGCGACGAGTCGAGTCGACGCGGCCAGTCGGGTGGTGGCTCGAGCGGCCAGGAGTCACGAACCAGCCGAAAAAAGAAAGCAGCCCAGAACGTCGCCAAAGCCAACCCAATCTGGGACGGTGACTCGGAACACTGGGAGAAAGACGGGACAAACTACGACGACGACCCCCTGCCGTACCTGGTCAAATCTTACGGTGAACGCCTCGAATCCGCTCGACAGGATGCCGGATACAAACGCGAAGAACTTGCCGAGGAACTCGGTTGCAAGGAATCCGACCTGCTCGCTATCGAGCAAGGCCGCGCGACCCAGGCCGGGGTCGGCGGCGGCCTGATTACGGCGCTCGAGGAGTTCCTGGACGTCGAACTCGCCGAATAG
- a CDS encoding alanyl-tRNA editing protein, which produces MSGQRAAAEPYATRFETEVTAVDGNSVWLETTYFYAESGGQPADRGKIGDVAVEDVQQIDGEHVHILAETPPFRAGHRVMCSIDWSFRMYCMRAHTASHVLYGAGRRLLDDLGYGGFDIGTEKVRVDFETTTDIDDDVLVELDELLNRAVWESRPVSWESIPVSEAREREFIAFNEATEEGAFNRGQVRIVTIGSENDNGTTTNGSSDPWDVAACGGTHVRNTREIGPVTILERSNPGDGLTRVEFAVGPRAIERRAAEKRATFAAKTTLGADVESIPDNLTSILAKQDELEARNSELESTVVETALRAESPDRYGDESWIVTTIDGIEPEGLGDAVRRASVTSADGLAVVGETEYTFAVVRSDGQRDASELIDVLTTTHGGGGGGSAAFAQGGGFDDSKTAIVDGLEALLTDE; this is translated from the coding sequence ATGAGCGGGCAACGGGCGGCAGCAGAGCCCTACGCGACACGGTTCGAGACTGAAGTGACGGCCGTTGATGGCAACAGCGTCTGGCTCGAGACGACGTATTTCTACGCTGAAAGCGGTGGCCAACCGGCTGACCGTGGGAAAATTGGCGACGTCGCTGTCGAGGATGTCCAGCAAATCGATGGCGAACACGTCCACATCCTCGCGGAAACGCCGCCGTTTCGTGCCGGTCACCGCGTCATGTGCTCGATCGATTGGTCATTTCGGATGTACTGTATGCGGGCACACACGGCTAGCCACGTTCTCTACGGTGCCGGGCGACGCCTCCTCGACGACCTCGGCTACGGCGGCTTCGATATCGGCACTGAAAAAGTTCGCGTCGATTTCGAGACGACGACCGATATCGACGACGACGTACTGGTCGAACTCGACGAACTGCTCAACAGAGCCGTCTGGGAATCACGTCCGGTTTCCTGGGAGTCCATTCCGGTAAGCGAGGCTCGCGAGCGCGAGTTTATCGCGTTCAACGAGGCGACCGAGGAGGGCGCGTTCAACAGGGGACAGGTTCGCATCGTCACGATCGGTTCCGAGAACGATAACGGGACGACGACCAACGGCTCGAGTGACCCCTGGGATGTCGCCGCATGTGGTGGAACCCACGTCAGAAATACGCGAGAAATCGGCCCCGTTACCATTCTCGAGCGATCGAATCCGGGAGACGGGTTGACACGCGTCGAGTTCGCCGTGGGTCCACGGGCAATCGAGCGACGAGCAGCCGAAAAACGGGCCACTTTCGCCGCGAAAACGACGCTGGGTGCCGACGTCGAATCGATTCCGGACAATCTGACGAGTATATTGGCGAAACAGGACGAACTCGAGGCCCGAAACAGCGAACTCGAATCGACGGTGGTCGAGACGGCTCTCCGTGCGGAATCGCCAGACAGGTACGGCGATGAATCGTGGATCGTCACGACAATCGACGGTATCGAACCCGAGGGGCTCGGTGACGCCGTCCGTCGTGCATCGGTAACCAGTGCGGATGGGCTTGCGGTCGTCGGCGAAACCGAGTATACGTTCGCCGTCGTCCGTAGCGACGGACAGCGAGACGCGAGCGAGCTTATCGATGTGTTGACGACGACTCACGGTGGTGGCGGTGGCGGGTCAGCCGCGTTCGCGCAGGGTGGGGGCTTCGACGACAGCAAAACGGCCATCGTCGACGGCCTCGAGGCGTTGCTAACCGACGAGTGA